A genomic segment from Amia ocellicauda isolate fAmiCal2 chromosome 13, fAmiCal2.hap1, whole genome shotgun sequence encodes:
- the bod1l1 gene encoding biorientation of chromosomes in cell division 1-like 1 isoform X2, which produces MSGLPPGDPKLVSMIVNHLKTQGLFDQFRRDCLADVDTKPAYLNLRQRVDNFVSNHLSNHTWSPHLNKNQLRNSIRQLVLQSGMLESGVDRIVTQVVDPKIHHTFRPQVERVVYDFLGCVNHKEEPPGPSIPVEEMQDYYIPTTGPSSAPTTSVASDAMSILDTITSLNQEASAAWASNDTAAGKSGDRTAKRSTSQPPTDGGLEKEKSPDEEKPAVEMADEEVCAPEEEESAETPALESQDVENVAEEEGEQAELARETTEEPKEPSSETEGNKPEDGKEKVNSKTALKGKDETTAKESDEEIQKTPNEKHHIRQKARERLKEEYSLEDSDLEGLSDISVSSVHTSDLSSFVDESEDEPQLSDTTEEGEITSEDEEKMENKTDTALTEENKEQKPRAGRQAYIHKPFLYSRYYSDSDDEVTVEQRRRSAAKDKEERLLKRQQNREKLEEKRKQKASQVEEQDEKKRISPSFDTPGPSGKEARKEQKVLEKKVAISRKRKRDSRKEDDVGSNSKRKTDPGEESKETLKKADTQETVTSSKELKASSLKGQQLKSVRRLSESAVTEENKNELRRKKANSSISEETTAGGGEPKDHKRLSDKSKTHSFILDLEQGSEELLKQRTAGKFEKHPKKELGDTEESGRKKEAKHSKEKVEKERSLSDDRVKHKQKSDKAQKGAEISAEHHILESKGPENVLKSSTDDKLDRKSKSKGEKKSSASVRESKLVIAESALEEGSYKDGTRKVKVSVADTPKMDKMKSEKSLTKSDSKQLLSVDSSSKVESSSEDKSDIEPGSEGGRKKEKHTKDIIKRSKSYSDDRHMEKVKSKNENREAKPSERENVVSDRRTKPDQTPQETIKSEKADVEVERRSRDTDNVGKVRASAEGDSESGSRTAASTPRDTTHKVKVEKSLTKSKSRDDSKAQSVSKAERRSLSAEHKSKVTKPSRSDVSKERKREGSLKDDKKGSEEKLQDKSTEEAQESMDVKTIADKKLSIKDAEKKGGETDIARSTPDEVNASEKSGSTSEDGGKSSPKATENLSHPIHESVDIDLKNAEVSTVLDNPVSTVLDNPETPVICSSETEDKSEESISKRADLMEDTSVKSEAVAAVSDDTFDALSDVTPEPEPEDETQMQIISPEQESKTEEGEKLEDPITTKQTPHEPEIVPLCPDELQAGDGIPVDAGVIDTETLKPEEDIPASVVSETKEISMDVEYNQDQAAIITQQQEDADTTCREGSIPATVWTEESPMPSETRVELGSITTQETNTPQEISFQEADLKMKEAALTLLSMDSEITSKSLATTQTPFSLEITSPIVHSDGQLTVLQTENLTVLQTETLSDFDNVDKSENILADTGLEVEGESNNAPLTREAVVREEDHGEMIEGTSADLDKTSEEKTDLKDADKTESDPQEKASPVATPEQKQEGKKGPLKEKTGARRGRPPKSLAAAAKETGDNIVRKTEETDMKETKDLPVVSNNDETDIVTTEEGKEDQKESTSDAIPETEDKDISSEKRTEVDNSVDVQEKETDEGPSAKIEAGTSSSTDLTVTEPETKPDNGKPERPAVQKRGRGRPPRASTSVADSSEPLRASEEAGPKEESGKVMEEAKVSDENTAEISVAEGITEAASVVNTEGEGKAECGEDEGRDGSKEDVEKAGERKPRRRGRWAKSAVKETSKERKKDDEEKEESEIDSESGNNEETRDTPQKGRSSRTSSTSLGETSKGSQEQAKETACAQKSEEEEAAETSRGTRKSRPSKLVKQTSKTSKKDGDEEEKQNSDPSESEGDVEEKKPVRRGRPSKKTTVPSKEASEPSKKVETAASDQESDTEDKAEERSTRRGKQTNQKSSLGKDASKSSKIEKENKEQNSDQSGNEEESENIKDTRTRKRRSSQTTATPLRETSKSRKEDTEESAVQSSDQKSESEEETEKEEPKVLRRGRSSKTRTPLLRETRTSSQEVEEEGENSEEPEKVEKTQVRRGRRSAQLKETGKGTQQKKDDEEKTEHSSEEKTDEKDDEKTEPKRPGRRGRPMKPQTLNLPQSDKQSKDQSEEKEGAESSDGDAKDEEEPDNEEKGAKKRRGKCPSKQSKDTRKSAAKRKRAEESEESDDERDAEEQKPAAKKQVLKRPKDDSCSPSDDQDDGKGDESSTDMKAENDEDKGKPQEKKTVRRGRTPKATAATVEESEKQDTGKKDKKPDETEEQEDVADEEVEEEEEDDDDDEEETQRRATTRSASRLEAERNKPSKPSTRALSKLSSPEPTATTRSSRLQPSPAAKPGRKREASPLAVRTRGGQKTEEPAAKRTKR; this is translated from the exons ATGTCTGGCTTACCGCCCGGAGACCCGAAGCTGGTCTCCATGATTGTCAATCATTTAAAAACTCAAGGGCTCTTTGATCAATTCAGAAGGGACTGTTTGGCAGATGTGGACACAAAG CCAGCATACCTGAATTTAAGACAGAGAGTGGACAACTTCGTGTCAAACCACCTTTCCAATCACACATGGAGTCCCCATCTGAACAAGAACCAGCTCAGGAACAGCATCAGACAGCTGGTCTTACA gtcaggGATGCTGGAGTCGGGCGTTGACAGGATCGTTACTCAGGTTGTGGATCCAAAGATTCACCACACCTTCAGGCCTCAGGTGGAAAGAGTGGTTTACGATTTTCTAGGCTGTGTAAACCATAAAGAGGAGCCCCCGGGTCCTTCAATCCCGGTTGAAGAAATGCAAGACTACTACATACCAACAACAG gCCCTTCCTCTGCACCGACCACATCAGTAGCCAGTGATGCCATGTCCATTCTAGATACCATAACCTCTTTGAACCAGGAGGCGAGCGCGGCCTGGGCATCAAACGACACGGCCGCTGGCAAATCGGGGGACCGCACAGCCAAGAGAAGCACTTCTCAACCCCCCACCGATGGAGGGCTAGAGAAGGAGAAATCCCCCGACGAGGAGAAACCTGCTGTGGAGATGGCCGATGAGGAGGTCTGTGcaccggaggaggaggagagtgcAGAGACTCCAGCTCTCGAGTCTCAGGATGTGGAGAATGTGGCAGAGGAGGAGGGTGAACAGGCGGAGCTGGCCAGAGAAACCACCGAGGAGCCCAAGGAACCGAGCAGTGAGACTGAGGGCAACAAACCCGAAGATGGCAAAGAAAAGGTTAATAGCAAGACTGCCCTGAAAGGAAAAGATGAAACCACAGCGAAGGAGAGTGATGAAGAGATCCAAAAGACTCCCAATGAGAAACATCACATTCGACAGAAGGCCAGGGAAAGGTTAAAAGAAG aatATTCCTTGGAAGACTCTGACCTTGAGGGGCTGAGCGACATCTCTGTGAGCTCAGTCCACACCAGTGACCTGTCCTCCTTCGTAGACGAGAGTGAGGACGAACCCCAACTCTCCGACACCACGGAGGAGGGGGAGATCACCTCAGAGG ATGAGGAAAAGATGGAGAATAAGACAGACACTGCTCTGacggaggagaacaaagagcaGAAGCCCAGAGCCGGCAGACAGGCCTACATCCACAAGCCTTTCCTTTACTCCAGGTACTACAGCGATTCCGACGACGAAGTGACCGTGGAACAGCGCAGACGCTCGGCC gcCAAAGACAAAGAAGAAAGGCTACTGAAAAGACAGCAGAACAGAGAGAAGTTAGAGGAGAAACGCAAACAGAAAGCATCACAGGTGGAGGAGCAAG ATGAAAAGAAAAGGATTTCTCCAAGCTTTGACACACCCGGCCCAAGTGGGAAAGAGGCACGGAAAGAACAGAAGGTCCTGGAGAAGAAAGTGGCTATCAGCAGGAAGCGCAAGCGTGACTCCag aAAAGAGGATGATGTTGGGAGTAATAGCAAAAGAAAAACTGACCCTGGGGAGGAATCTAAGGAAACATTGAAGAAGGCTGAT ACACAGGAAACGGTGACTTCCTCAAAGGAGTTGAAAGCCAGCTCTTTGAAAGGTCAGCAGCTGAAGTCTGTCCGAAGACTCTCTGAGTCGGCTGTAACAGAAGAGAACAAGAATGAGCTTCGCAGGAAGAAGGCGAACAGCTCTATTTCTGAGGAAACTACAGCTGGTGGAGGGGAGCCAAAAGACCACAAAAGACTGTCAGACAAGAGCAAGACGCACTCGTTCATCTTAGACCTTGAGCAGGGTTCTGAAGAACTGCTGAAACAGAGAACGGCAGGGAAATTTGAGAAGCACCCTAAAAAAGAATTGGGTGATACAGAAGAGTCGGGGAGAAAAAAAGAGGCCAAACATTCCAAAGAAAAAGTTGAAAAGGAACGCAGCCTCTCTGATGACAGAGTCAAGCACAAGCAAAAGAGTGACAAAGCACAGAAAGGAGCAGAGATCTCTGCAGAACATCACATTTTGGAAAGTAAAGGGCCAGAAAATGTGCTCAAGTCATCCACAGATGATAAACTGGACAGAAAGAGCAAGAGTAAAGGAGAAAAGAAGAGCTCGGCTTCAGTAAGGGAGTCGAAGTTAGTGATTGCAGAGTCGGCTTTGGAGGAGGGCTCATACAAAGATGGCACAAGGAAGGTTAAGGTTTCTGTAGCTGACACTCCAAAAATGGACAAGATGAAGAGTGAGAAATCATTGACCAAAAGTGACTCCAAACAGCTGCTTTCTGTGGATTCCAGCTCCAAAGTGGAAAGCTCCTCTGAAGACAAGTCAGATATAGAACCTGGATCTGAGGGTGGCAGGAAGAAAGAGAAGCATACCAAAGACATCATCAAGAGGTCCAAGAGCTACTCTGATGACCGGCATATGGAGAAAGTGAAGTCCAAGAATGAGAACAGAGAAGCCAAGCCAAGTGAGAGGGAAAATGTGGTCTCTGACCGTAGAACAAAGCCAGATCAGACTCCACAGGAGACCATTAAATCTGAAAAGGCTGATGTAGAGGTTGAGCGTAGATCCAGGGATACAGATAATGTGGGTAAGGTCAGAGCTTCAGCAGAAGGCGATAGTGAGAGTGGCAGCAGAACAGCAGCCAGCACTCCGAGGGATACCACTCACAAAGTCAAAGTGGAAAAGTCTTTAACAAAATCTAAATCTAGGGATGACTCCAAAGCTCAGTCTGTATCCAAAGCAGAAAGGAGATCTCTAAGTGCtgaacacaaaagcaaagtgACAAAACCAAGTAGGTCTGATgtatcaaaagaaagaaaaagggagGGGAGTTTGAAGGATGACAAGAAAGGCTCAGAGGAAAAACTACAGGATAAAAGCACAGAGGAAGCACAAGAAAGCATGGATGTGAAGACGATTGCTGATAAAAAATTAAGTATTAAAGATGCAGAAAAGAAGGGAGGTGAAACTGATATTGCACGCTCAACGCCTGATGAGGTCAATGCTTCAGAGAAGTCAGGCAGCACAAGTGAAGATGGTGGTAAATCATCACCTAAAGCTACAGAAAACCTCTCCCATCCCATTCATGAAAGTGTAGATATTGATCTAAAAAATGCAGAGGTCTCTACTGTCCTGGACAATCCGGTCTCTACTGTCCTGGACAATCCTGAGACTCCTGTCATCTGCAGTTCTGAAACGGAAGACAAATCTGAGGAGTCTATTTCCAAACGGGCAGATTTGATGGAAGATACCAGTGTGAAGTCGGAAGCAGTAGCTGCTGTTTCAGATGACACATTTGATGCTCTGAGTGACGTGACtcctgaacctgaacctgaagaTGAGACCCAAATGCAGATTATTTCCCCTGAACAAGAGTCCAAGActgaagaaggagaaaaatTAGAAGATCCGATAACCACTAAACAGACTCCTCATGAACCAGAAATCGTGCCTTTGTGCCCAGATGAGCTTCAGGCTGGAGATGGCATTCCAGTGGACGCGGGTGTTATTGATACAGAGACCTTAAAACCTGAGGAAGATATTCCAGCTAGTGTGGtttcagaaacaaaagaaaTATCTATGGATGTTGAATACAACCAAGACCAGGCAGCCATCATCACGCAACAGCAGGAAGATGCTGATACAACCTGCAGAGAGGGAAGTATCCCAGCCACAGTTTGGACTGAGGAAAGTCCCATGCCCAGTGAGACCAGAGTTGAATTGGGTAGTATTACAACGCaggaaacaaacacacctcaagAGATCTCTTTTCAAGAGGCAGATCTGAAAATGAAAGAAGCTGCCTTGACTTTGCTTTCCATGGATTCGGAGATCACATCTAAGAGCTTAGCGACAACTCAGACACCATTCTCTTTAGAAATAACATCTCCTATTGTACACAGTGATGGGCAGCTAACGGTCTTGCAGACTGAAAACCTAACAGTCTTGCAGACCGAAACCCTAAGTGATTTTGACAATGTAGACAAGTCAGAAAACATATTGGCAGATACAGGTCTGGAAGTAGAAGGAGAATCAAACAATGCACCTTTGACTAGAGAAGCTGTCGTCAGAGAAGAGGATCATGGGGAAATGATAGAAGGGACATCAGCAGACTTGGACAAAACGTCAGAAGAGAAGACCGATCTCAAAG ATGCAGACAAAACTGAAAGTGACCCACAAGAGAAGGCCTCACCTGTAGCAACTCCTGAACAGAAGCAG gaaggaaaaaaaggtCCTTTAAAGGAGAAGACAGGTGCACGAAGGGGAAGACCGCCCAAGAGCTTAGCTGCTGCTGCAAAGGAAACTG GTGACAACATCGTAAGGAAAACTGAAGAAACAGACATGAAAGAGACAAAAGATTTGCCAGTGGTTTCCAACAAT GATGAAACGGACATTGTTACCACAGAGGAGGGTAAGGAGGATCAAAAAG AAAGTACAAGTGATGCAATACCAGAAACAGAAGACAAGGACATTTCATCAGAAAAGAGAACTGAG GTTGACAACTCTGTGGATGTCCAGGAGAAAGAAACTGATGAGGGTCCATCAGCCAAAATTGAAG CCGGCACGTCCTCAAGCACGGATCTGACGGTGACAGAACCTGAGACCAAACCTGAT AATGGGAAACCGGAAAGACCTGCTGTTCAGAAAAGAGGAAGGGGACGTCCCCCCCGGGCCTCGACTTCAGTGGCAGACAGCA GTGAACCTCTGCGTGCATCAGAAGAAGCAGGTCCAAAAGAAGAGAGTGGTAAAGTAATGGAAGAG GCAAAAGTATCAGATGAAAATACGGCTGAAATATCAGTAGCAGAAGGGATCACAGAAGCAGCTTCGGTTGTTAATACTGAAG GTGAAGGCAAAGCTGAATGTGGAGAAGATGAGGGAAGAGACGGCAGT aaGGAAGATGTGGAAAAGGCAGGCGAAAGAAAGCCTAGACGTAGAGGGAGATGGGCCAAATCAGCAGTCAAGGAGACAA gtaaagaaaggaagaaagatgATGAAGAGAAGGAAGAATCGGAGATT GACTCGGAGTCTGGAAATAATGAGGAGACCCGAGACACCCCTCAGAAAGGCAGGTCCTCTCGCACTTCCAGCACTTCACTGGGAGAAACCT ccAAGGGATCACAAGAGCAAGCTAAAGAGACTGCCTGTGCACAGAAATCAGAGGAG GAGGAAGCCGCTGAGACTTCCAGAGGGACTCGAAAAAGCAGACCATCCAAACTAGTGAAACAGACAA GTAAAACATCCAAGAAAGATGGAGATGAGGAGGAAAAACAGAATTCTGATCCATCCGAATCT GAGGGAGATGTTGAAGAGAAAAAGCCAGTTCGCAGAGGAAGGCCTTCAAAAAAGACTACAGTTCCCAGTAAGGAAGCCA GTGAACCATCAAAGAAGGTAGAAACTGCAGCATCGGACCAAGAATCAGACACG GAGGACAAGGCTGAAGAAAGATCAACACGCAGAGGAAAGCAGACCAATCAGAAATCCTCTCTGGGGAAGGATGCta GTAAATCATCCAAGATTGAAAAGGAGAATAAAGAGCAGAATTCTGATCAGTCAGGGAAT GAAGAAGAATCTGAGAACATAAAGGACACCAGAACTCGGAAGAGGAGATCATCCCAAACTACTGCAACTCCTCTGAGGGAAACTA GTAAATCAAGAAAGGAAGATACTGAGGAAAGTGCAGTCCAGAGCTCTGATCAAAAATCTGAAAGT GAGGAAGAAACTGAGAAAGAAGAACCAAAAGTTCTGCGCAGAGGAAGATCTTCAAAAACACGGACCCCTCTGCTGAGGGAAACAA gaacttCTTCCCAAGAGGTggaggaagaaggagagaaCTCGGAAGAG CCAGAGAAGGTTGAGAAGACTCAAGTTCGCAGAGGAAGACGTTCTGCCCAAttgaaggaaactggcaaaG GTACTCAGCAGAAaaaagatgatgaagaaaaaacagaacacaGTTCTGAGGAGAAAACGGATGAG AAAGATGATGAGAAAACTGAGCCAAAGAGACCCGGGCGTAGGGGAAGACCAATGAAACCCCAGACCTTAAACCTTCCACAATCAG ATAAACAATCAAAGGACCAGAGTGAGGAGAAGGAAGGAGCGGAAAGCTCTGATGGAGATGCGAAAGAT GAGGAAGAACCTGATAATGAGGAAAAAGGAGCTAAGAAGCGACGAGGCAAATGTCCATCAAAGCAGTCCAAAGACACAC GCAAGTCTGCTGCGAAGAGAAAGAGGGCAGAAGAGTCTGAGGAGTCCGACGAT gaGAGAGATGCTGAAGAGCAGAAACCTGCTGCAAAGAAGCAAGTGCTGAAACGCCCCAAAGATGACAGTT gcAGTCCATCTGATGATCAGGACGATGGGAAGGGAGATGAAAGCTCCACTGATATGAAAGCTGAAAAT GATGAAGACAAAGGAAAACCACAGGAGAAGAAAACAGTCCGCAGAGGACGGACCCCCAAAGCAACTGCAGCCACGGTGGAGGAATCGG AAAAGCAAGACACGGGCAAGAAAGATAAAAAGCCTGATGAGACAGAAGAACAGGAAGATGTGGCGGATGAAGAggtggaagaggaggaggaggacgacgaTGACGACGAAGAGGAAACTCAAAGGAGAGCTACAACCCGGTCTGCGTCGCGGCTCGAGGCTGAGAG AAACAAGCCCAGTAAGCCTTCCACACGTGCACTCAGTAAACTGAGCAGTCCAGAGCCAACAGCTACAACTCG CAGCTCGAGGCTCCAGCCTTCTCCGGCCGCAAAACCAGGGCGCAAGCGGGAGGCGAGCCCCCTGGCAGTCCGCACACGAGGGGGGCAGAAAACGGAGGAGCCGGCCGCCAAGAGGACAAAACGATGA